One genomic segment of Mesoterricola silvestris includes these proteins:
- a CDS encoding M16 family metallopeptidase, translating into MFVQPFLRFAALLAAPLLAQSIPVTEHTLSNGMRVLLVERHQRPSVACGWVVRAGSANERPGTTGIAHLFEHMMFKGTRTLGTRDAARDAELNRLQDLLQAQIRRELDTLRERLRRGEIADMNDPAVRSPRHQDLLRDFERLATEQRALLEKNELVQIYTRAGATELNADTTSDRTYFHVTVPANRLELWAWLESDRLLNPVFREFYTERDVVMEERRQRVDATAIGVFEERYRSLIWQAHPYHWPIIGWPSDIAQVTREQAQEFFATYYAPNNISAVLVGDFRSRDALAMMERYFGRIPANPAGVPPIVTTEPPQPAPTRLLAEADTGAEVVITFKAVSGLHRDAPALEVLAALLGGQTGRLNRALVRARRSATDVMAWNKGLKYAGTFVVFGVPAGEDRSPEVEAQLLEEIARIQREGVTERELRKVKNRFQMGAFKRLEDDAVLANALAEAEGAGTYRDLLEEPRWLEAVTAADVQRVARKYLVKESMNTLVYSRKSAPAREGK; encoded by the coding sequence ATGTTCGTCCAGCCCTTCCTGCGGTTCGCGGCCCTTCTGGCCGCGCCCCTCCTGGCCCAGTCCATTCCGGTCACGGAGCATACGCTCTCCAACGGCATGCGGGTGCTCCTGGTGGAGCGGCACCAGCGCCCCAGCGTCGCCTGCGGCTGGGTGGTGCGGGCGGGGTCCGCCAACGAGCGCCCGGGCACCACCGGCATCGCCCACCTCTTCGAGCACATGATGTTCAAGGGCACCCGCACCCTCGGCACCCGGGACGCAGCCCGGGACGCGGAGCTGAACCGGCTCCAGGACCTCCTGCAGGCGCAGATCCGCAGGGAGCTGGACACGCTCCGGGAGAGGCTGCGCCGGGGGGAGATCGCGGACATGAACGACCCGGCCGTGCGCTCCCCCCGCCACCAGGACCTGCTACGGGACTTCGAGCGGCTGGCCACCGAGCAGCGCGCCCTGCTGGAGAAGAACGAACTGGTGCAGATCTACACCCGGGCCGGGGCCACGGAGCTCAACGCCGACACCACCAGCGACCGGACCTATTTCCATGTGACGGTGCCGGCCAACCGGCTGGAGCTGTGGGCCTGGCTGGAATCCGACCGGCTGCTCAATCCGGTGTTCCGGGAGTTCTACACGGAGCGGGACGTGGTCATGGAGGAGCGCCGCCAGCGGGTGGACGCCACCGCCATCGGGGTCTTCGAGGAGCGGTACCGCTCCCTGATCTGGCAGGCCCACCCCTACCACTGGCCCATCATCGGCTGGCCCAGCGACATCGCCCAGGTCACCCGTGAACAGGCCCAGGAATTCTTCGCCACCTACTACGCGCCCAACAACATCTCCGCGGTGCTGGTGGGCGATTTCCGCAGCCGGGACGCCCTGGCCATGATGGAGCGCTACTTCGGGCGCATCCCCGCCAACCCCGCGGGGGTTCCCCCCATCGTCACCACCGAGCCCCCCCAGCCCGCCCCCACCCGCCTGCTGGCCGAAGCCGACACCGGCGCGGAGGTGGTGATCACCTTCAAGGCCGTGAGCGGCCTTCACCGGGACGCCCCCGCCCTGGAGGTGCTGGCCGCCCTCCTGGGGGGACAGACGGGCCGGCTGAACCGGGCCCTGGTGCGCGCCCGCCGCAGCGCCACCGACGTCATGGCCTGGAACAAGGGCCTCAAGTACGCCGGCACCTTCGTGGTGTTCGGCGTTCCCGCCGGCGAGGACCGGTCGCCGGAGGTGGAGGCCCAGTTGCTGGAGGAGATCGCCCGCATCCAGCGGGAGGGGGTCACGGAGCGGGAACTGCGCAAGGTCAAGAACCGCTTTCAGATGGGCGCCTTCAAGCGCCTGGAGGACGACGCCGTGCTCGCCAACGCCCTGGCCGAGGCCGAAGGGGCCGGCACCTACCGGGATCTCCTGGAGGAACCCCGCTGGCTGGAGGCCGTCACCGCCGCGGACGTGCAGCGGGTCGCCCGGAAGTACCTGGTGAAGGAATCCATGAACACGCTCGTCTACAGCCGCAAAAGCGCGCCGGCCCGGGAGGGAAAATGA
- a CDS encoding sensor histidine kinase — protein sequence MRSIAITRIHTSPFRRWKGFRRLQLKGYSWKGLLLLWGILSVAFAFLPEAWAAYRVKRAWNAWASSAHQTAHFIGRRWVRSLEPPAFATGDEAALTAQLAADPLVRALVDPGRGQAWVRDGDRLRPAAPGADTDQMRAWAREAAASGVTPWRPGPDPRGPLQESILVLPAGRWFAIKRWRPESPEVERFLQGVLGNHARVRFGLVDSGEHLLQNRDAPDAAGSHLLQTGFTPRASPQPLPPWSLQVPLTAGLGRGSGYYCLKSDFGWGWMGLSLMSPREEEAQRNLLLLHRGLGWLAYALWIVATLAGLLAYRHAAHRERLEADRLASLTHSLKTPLALLKLRCDTVRITEVTREAQEATLLQIGEEVDQLVRLIECGLEGSRPARPSSGRDTLTPAFFEEVKEELEATFAEDGRSLRVTVDAGPFRAPALALKSALATLLENALLHGRGAVALEVRRERRRVAIEVTDEGEGLSAGMLEALRERKAQAPSPDRKGRGQGLGLLLLTRMAEREGWGFRFRFRDGGGFSALLELPV from the coding sequence ATGCGCTCCATTGCGATCACCCGGATCCACACGTCGCCCTTCCGCCGCTGGAAGGGGTTCCGGCGCCTGCAGCTCAAGGGTTATTCATGGAAGGGGCTGCTCCTTCTCTGGGGGATCCTTTCGGTGGCCTTCGCCTTCCTGCCGGAGGCCTGGGCCGCCTACCGGGTCAAACGGGCCTGGAACGCCTGGGCCAGCAGCGCCCACCAGACGGCCCATTTCATCGGGAGGCGCTGGGTGAGGTCCCTGGAACCGCCGGCCTTCGCCACCGGGGACGAGGCGGCGCTCACGGCGCAACTGGCCGCGGATCCCCTGGTGCGGGCCCTGGTGGACCCCGGGCGGGGCCAGGCGTGGGTCCGGGACGGGGACCGGCTGCGACCGGCGGCCCCGGGCGCGGACACGGACCAGATGCGCGCCTGGGCCCGGGAAGCGGCGGCATCCGGCGTGACGCCCTGGAGGCCCGGCCCGGATCCCCGGGGCCCCCTGCAGGAGTCCATCCTGGTGCTCCCCGCGGGGCGCTGGTTCGCCATCAAGCGGTGGCGGCCGGAAAGCCCCGAGGTGGAGCGGTTCCTCCAGGGCGTCCTGGGCAACCACGCCCGGGTGCGCTTCGGCCTGGTGGACTCCGGGGAGCACCTGCTCCAGAACCGGGATGCCCCGGACGCCGCCGGTTCCCACCTGCTCCAGACCGGGTTCACCCCGCGCGCCTCCCCCCAGCCGCTGCCGCCCTGGAGCCTCCAGGTGCCCCTCACGGCGGGCCTGGGCCGGGGTTCCGGGTACTACTGCCTCAAGAGCGACTTCGGCTGGGGCTGGATGGGGCTGAGCCTCATGTCGCCCCGGGAGGAGGAGGCCCAGCGCAACCTGCTCCTGCTGCACCGCGGCCTGGGGTGGCTCGCCTACGCGCTCTGGATCGTCGCCACCCTGGCGGGGCTCCTGGCCTACCGCCACGCCGCGCACCGGGAGCGCCTGGAGGCGGACCGCCTGGCCTCCCTCACCCACAGCCTCAAGACGCCCCTGGCCCTCCTCAAGCTCCGCTGCGATACGGTGCGCATCACGGAAGTGACGCGGGAGGCCCAGGAGGCCACCCTGCTCCAGATCGGCGAGGAGGTGGACCAGCTGGTGCGGCTCATCGAATGCGGGCTGGAGGGCAGCAGGCCCGCACGGCCCTCCTCCGGCCGGGATACCCTCACGCCGGCCTTCTTCGAGGAGGTGAAGGAGGAGCTGGAGGCCACCTTCGCGGAGGATGGGCGGTCCCTGCGGGTCACGGTGGACGCCGGGCCCTTCCGGGCGCCGGCCCTGGCCCTGAAATCCGCCCTGGCCACCCTGCTGGAGAACGCCCTCCTCCACGGGCGCGGCGCCGTCGCCCTGGAGGTGCGCCGGGAACGGCGCCGCGTCGCCATCGAGGTGACCGACGAAGGGGAGGGCCTCTCCGCCGGGATGCTGGAAGCCCTCCGGGAGCGCAAGGCCCAGGCCCCCTCGCCGGACCGCAAGGGCCGGGGGCAGGGGCTGGGGCTCCTCCTCCTCACCCGCATGGCGGAGCGCGAGGGGTGGGGCTTCCGTTTCCGGTTCCGGGACGGCGGGGGCTTCTCGGCCTTGCTGGAACTCCCGGTCTAG